In the Leptospira limi genome, one interval contains:
- a CDS encoding response regulator translates to MKKVLIVDDNDRYANNLKLYLDGKKITSDRAVDAKQGLELFTKSNDYDMIISDVTMETQTSGLWMMRKIYKSGYKGIMVIASTGFDVWGVMPFSSYFLSWFCGLHWMIPKVPLKQGTVEWVPTILSKDKTTPF, encoded by the coding sequence ATGAAAAAAGTTCTGATTGTTGATGATAATGACCGCTATGCGAACAATCTAAAATTATATTTGGATGGTAAAAAAATAACTTCCGACAGAGCAGTTGATGCAAAACAAGGTTTGGAGTTATTTACGAAGTCCAATGATTACGATATGATCATCTCCGATGTCACAATGGAGACTCAAACTTCTGGATTGTGGATGATGCGTAAAATTTACAAATCAGGATACAAAGGAATAATGGTAATCGCATCCACGGGATTTGACGTCTGGGGAGTGATGCCGTTTTCTTCTTATTTTTTATCTTGGTTTTGTGGATTACATTGGATGATTCCAAAGGTTCCACTCAAACAAGGAACGGTGGAATGGGTTCCCACCATTCTCTCAAAAGATAAAACTACTCCTTTCTAG